The nucleotide window TCATTGTCTAAAATATTTCACTTTATATTCAATGTAAACTCTCCAAACAATACTTAAAAAGTTTCACAAAATTAACCAATAAAATAGCAAAATATCTCACTTTATATTCAATGTAATCGAATGGATCATGAAATTCCCTCATCACTTGTTGTTCAATAATATTAAACCATAATCCATTAAAAGTCAAATATACTAACACCAAAAACTTATCAATTCCAAACAATTTATTATAACTGTTGTTTGAACCTTGAATGGGAAAATGCAATCATtcctaattaaaattaatatatatagcatctttttacttaatttttgaacttaaaatttatcatttatgagaaaaattatatgaaattgtgattcCGGTAATCGTTATCTATTTTCAGAGCATGataaatcaaatttttactcttattttttagctttttctttgtacttttattgaaaaggaataaaaatatatagaattaCAAATTCATATAATCTCTTCTTTATTGTAAGATAACATTGGTGGCTTAATGATCCCAATCATGGCTCATATAAACAGAAAGTGTAATAGAGAGTGGACATTGAACTGTAGTCATATTGGCAAGGAGGCTAATGCAGTAGCAGATTGCTTGGTACACCATGCAAATAACAGAGAATCCGTTTTTATGTTGCTTCCTTCACCTCCGGCACAAGTGCAGGACGTTTTGGATAGAGAAGTGTGTGCAATTCTTGGCAGAGAGATGATTTTTGGGGTTTTAAGACATTGGTCTTCCTTGTACTcggaaaatatatataatattatagcACAGAATTAGAATTTGGAAAATTTGACTGAACTTTCTTAAGTTAGATGATTCCGTTTCAAAcagtttctttttcatttttagttCCCTCGGTTTATGCCAGATGTACTATTCCATTTATATATTTTCTGttggttttttctttctttctttttatgttAGTTCATTTTCCGTGTTTGGAATCTGAGTTTGAATTTTCAAGAGAATGGGGCTCGGCGAGACGCTAGAAAAGATGACCAGCCGTCAGGATTATATTAACTCTTGGCATACTCCGCTCATGGACACCGCAAAAGAAGATTGTCGCTGTAAACACTTTTCTCTCCTTCCCCCCCCCTCAATTTTCTTTCAGTTCGTTTTCTCTTTGGGTCCCTATATAACAAAATGCTGGGAAGAAAATGAATGTTCGAATTCTCCCTCATAGCTACTTGAATGTGAATACCATTTTTTCTTCCCACAATGTTATTGTTATaacatgtaatatatatatatatatatatatatatatctgattGCATTTTCTTTTACTTGAATATGCAGACTGTGTGCTTGCAACATTTTGGTGAGTTTTTTTATGCTTTAATTACTCTTTTCAATTATTTTTCAACTCTGGATGAGATTTTGAGAAGATTCAATTCCCACGACGTATTAATATTGTATCTAAGAACATTGATcttggctttttttttttctttgaaacaATTTATTCATACATTTTATTACTGTTTATCATATACTAGTATTTAGGATGAATCTGTTTGAGTCAAGAGCTAATTCAGCTCATGTCATGATAGCACATAATTAGATCCATGCCTTTTAATTTCTTAACTTATTTATTAACCAAAACTAAACTTGGGTAGATTTGAATGGTTGACTTGATCAAATCTAGTGACCATGAGTTTTTATTATGATGAGCTGGATCAGATTTTGGAATTATGTACTAACTCCATCTCCATATTTCTTGAACGACAGTGCCCAGTGCATATCATATTCCCTGCGGAAACAAGCACTGCACGGTGACATGACGAGGTAAAAAGGTGCCATACCTTTCACATTTACTGCTCTAACATTATAAAAACAAGAATTTAGTAATGAAGTATTTGGGAGTGTAGTGTGTTAATAACGTTGTAGGTACGTGTGCTGTGCGGGTTACATTTGTTGCAGTCTCTGCCTTGAGGTTAGATTCACAAAAGCAAAATCCCTTTTACCACCTCTCTTGCTCTTTCTTGTCCTCAGGATTTAACAACATATTAGTGAGTTTGTTTTTTATTTCCGTTCATTCTAGGTCGCCTGTTGCTTCAGCAGTTCAGTTTTGTCTACTCGCTATCTTCTTCAAGATGAGTACGATATAAAGACCACGAAATGTGACAACTGCATCATTGTAATCTATCCCTAATCAGATATATTTGGCCTTTTTTCTTCCTTGGCTTTTCATTCAAATACAATTTAACGTATTTTGTAGGCATTTATGGTAATCCTTTCACAACTCGCATGCTTATGTCATCTGGTAGCTAGTCTAACTGGCAATGAAGAACTTGAGGAACTCGCAGAGCTATTGACTTGTCTTTCTGAACTAGTCTGTTGCGTGTAAGACTTTCAAATGCACCCTTCTGAATGCCTTCTGCTAGTGCTAAGGGTTCCTTCAGAATCAATTGTGTTTTGATTTTTCTTTGGTATTGTTTTGTCTTGTATTTCAGGGT belongs to Gossypium arboreum isolate Shixiya-1 chromosome 7, ASM2569848v2, whole genome shotgun sequence and includes:
- the LOC108475391 gene encoding uncharacterized protein LOC108475391, with amino-acid sequence MAHINRKCNREWTLNCSHIGKEANAVADCLVHHANNRESVFMLLPSPPAQVQDVLDREVCAILGREMIFGVLRHWSSFAQCISYSLRKQALHGDMTRYVCCAGYICCSLCLEVACCFSSSVLSTRYLLQDEYDIKTTKCDNCIIAFMVILSQLACLCHLVASLTGNEELEELAELLTCLSELVCCVVCACMQTQHKIEMDHRHGTIVEGEPARMIPPVQEMSWSDQPEPPSPNQV